A genomic stretch from Streptomyces marianii includes:
- a CDS encoding ParA family protein, whose amino-acid sequence MAEIHVVLNRKGGVGKSLISLNMCAVCADVRGTRADGKPYVAVASADPQGTALWRAAQLEELPFDVLDISEDVENIGHLKSLPYAHIFVDTPGWAEINPETTGRDPLGDDRYGQILRSLLEQADDVIVPMLTEQDCFEPTWQTIEWVVKPRRIPFQVVINNWPPAEGQAYVDGTRAWCEQRGYPVAQTVIRRYRVHTNAKRVVTQYHNNRVELQAREDFYRFALEHGLRGADERVGRIGGQARAAEVEA is encoded by the coding sequence GTGGCCGAGATCCATGTGGTGCTGAACCGCAAGGGTGGGGTGGGCAAGAGCCTGATCTCGCTCAACATGTGCGCGGTGTGCGCCGATGTGCGGGGCACAAGGGCGGACGGCAAGCCGTACGTGGCGGTGGCGTCCGCCGACCCGCAGGGCACGGCGTTGTGGCGGGCGGCGCAGCTTGAGGAGCTGCCGTTCGACGTCCTGGACATCTCTGAGGACGTCGAGAACATCGGGCATCTCAAGTCGCTGCCGTACGCGCACATCTTCGTGGACACCCCGGGATGGGCGGAGATCAACCCGGAGACGACGGGGCGTGACCCTCTGGGGGATGACCGGTACGGGCAGATCTTGCGGTCGCTGCTGGAGCAAGCGGACGACGTGATCGTGCCGATGCTGACGGAACAGGACTGCTTCGAGCCGACGTGGCAGACGATCGAGTGGGTGGTGAAGCCCCGCCGTATCCCGTTCCAGGTGGTCATCAACAACTGGCCGCCGGCCGAGGGACAGGCGTACGTGGACGGCACCCGGGCGTGGTGTGAGCAGCGCGGCTATCCGGTCGCTCAGACGGTGATCCGCCGGTACCGCGTCCACACCAACGCCAAGCGGGTCGTCACCCAGTACCACAACAACCGTGTGGAGCTTCAGGCTCGGGAGGACTTCTATCGCTTCGCGCTCGAACACGGGCTGCGTGGCGCGGATGAGCGCGTCGGCCGGATCGGCGGGCAGGCGCGAGCGGCGGAGGTTGAGGCGTGA
- the tpg gene encoding telomere-protecting terminal protein Tpg produces MGILGDSLNTAVEKTFTQPIPKSAPAQMRYLVKQEKGTRAVAQLLGVSQRTVERYVKGEIVKPRPKLAQRLAGEVRQRWQPRVRDRAKKQAATTGGIIIDTRARFGFTAAPGTTDDARLRRLTLALPPQHAARLFEAQQAGATEQQLQQITAEALGEVYFRDGGRRAQGLDVEFTDIDYLEFDLE; encoded by the coding sequence GTGGGCATCCTCGGCGACAGCCTCAACACGGCAGTTGAGAAGACGTTCACCCAGCCCATCCCCAAGTCCGCGCCGGCGCAGATGCGTTACCTCGTCAAGCAGGAGAAGGGCACCCGAGCGGTGGCGCAGCTCCTGGGCGTCAGCCAACGCACTGTTGAGCGCTACGTGAAGGGAGAGATCGTCAAGCCCCGCCCAAAGCTCGCGCAGCGCCTGGCGGGCGAGGTACGCCAGCGCTGGCAGCCCCGTGTACGTGACCGTGCGAAGAAGCAGGCGGCCACCACCGGCGGCATCATCATCGACACCCGCGCCCGGTTCGGCTTCACAGCCGCCCCCGGCACCACCGACGACGCACGACTACGCCGCCTCACACTCGCCCTGCCCCCTCAGCACGCCGCCCGCCTCTTCGAGGCCCAGCAGGCCGGCGCCACCGAACAGCAGCTCCAGCAGATCACCGCGGAGGCCCTGGGGGAGGTGTACTTCCGCGACGGCGGCCGACGTGCTCAGGGCCTGGATGTGGAATTCACAGATATCGACTACTTGGAATTCGACCTGGAATAA